The Desulfovibrio fairfieldensis sequence TGGACCTGCCCGTGCATTGCGGCCTGGAGCGGGCCGGTCTGCGCAACCGGGAAGAGGGCACCGTGCTCTCCGAAGGCCGTTTCGACGCCGAAAGCCTGGAGTTTCATGAGCGCGTGCGCCAGGGGTACCGGAGCCTGGCCGCCGAGGAACCCGAGCGCTTTGCCATCATCGACGCGGCCCAGCCGCCCGAGGATGTGGTGCTGCAATGCATTTCGGCGGTGGAGGCCTCGTTGCGACAGCGGGGCCGAGGACTGGACTGAATTTCTGTTCAGCGGAACCGGAAGCATAAGGAGCACGGCATGAGCGAAATATACACCCTCCTCGCGGAAGGAAGCCGCCTGCGTTTTGAGCCGCGCCAGGACGACGTCCTGGACGATATTCTGGCTCTGGGCAAGCAGTCCGGCGACTATGAGATCGTCAGCCGTCTGGGCGATCCCGGCCTGTTGCACTGCGCGGTCTTCCGTCGCAGCGAGGGCAGCGGCGGCTGTTTCGCCTTGTACGACGGCAACGGCCCATTGTTCGCCGCCGTGGCGGAAAGCAATCTGGCCTTCGGCCTGGGCCAGGGCTTTTTCGGCAGAATGGTTTCCGATGCCCGTTACGGGGCCGATATTTTCGAAAATATGGACGAGTCCGATGACTGAGCCCCTTGTGGCCGCCCGCCGTCTGGGGGTGGTCTTTTTTCCGGCTTTCGACTGGGCCATTTCCGCCACCCATCCGGAACGCGAGGAGCGCCTGCTCTACACCCGCGACCAGTTGCAGGAAGAGGGCCTTTTCGACATTCCGGGCATCACCGAATACCGGCCTTCTTTTGCCTCCCACGCCCAACTGGCGCGCGCCCACTTCTGCCTGCCCTCGGTGGGCGCGGTGAGCACGGATTCCCATCTGGCGTCCGCCGGGGGCGCCATCGCCGCCGCGCGCCTGGTGCTGGAAAAAAAAGAGGACAAGGCCTTCGCCCTGGTGCGCCCGCCCGGACACCACGCCATGCGCGTGGTCCACGGCAATCGCGGCTTCTGCAACATCAACAACGAAGCCGTGATGGTGGAGTACATCCGCGATCATTATCCCCATCCCGATGGTCGGCCCCTGCGCATCGCCATCGTGGACACGGACGTGCACCACGGCGACGGCACCCAGGATGTGTTCTGGAATGATCCGCACACCCTGTTCATCTCCCTGCACCAGGACGGCCGCACGCTCTATCCCGGCACCGGTTTTCCGCAGGAATGCGGCGGCCCGGCGGCCCTGGGCAGGACCATCAATATCCCCCTGCCGCCGGAAACCTCGGACGAGGGCTACCTTTACGCCGTCGAGCATGCCGTGTTGCCCATTCTGGCCGAATTCAAGCCGGATCTGGTCATCAATTCCGCCGGACAGGACAATCACTTCACCGACCCGCTGGCAAATATGCGCCTGTCGGCCCAGGGTTACGCGGCCCTGAACAAGGCCCTGAATCCGGACATCGCCGTGCTGGAAGGCGGTTACGCCATCCGGGGCGCGCTGCCCTATGTCAATATGGGCATCTGTCTGGCTCTGGCCGGACTTTCGGCGGAAGACATCCGCGAGCCGGGCTGGACCCCGTCCTCCACCCGCCAGCGGCCCGAAGTGGGCCAGTATATCGCCAAGCTCTGCGACCAGATTGTGGAACTCTACCGGCGGCCTCCGGCACAACCCGCCGAAGGCCGGGAGGAAGACGGCTGGTGGGTGCGGAGCAAGCATATTTTTTACGACACGGACATGCTGCGCGAAAGCCAGCGCGAAGCCTGGCGGCTCTGCGCGGACTGTTCCGGCCTGGGCCGCATTGAAACCAGCTCGGAACGGGTGGACCGTTCCCTTTGCCTGCTGATTCCGCGCCACGCCTGCCCGCGCTGCCGGGGCGAGGGCGCGGCCCTGGCGGAGCAGGCCCGCAAAAGCGGCCGTTACGCGCATGTGCTGGTGCTGGACGGAGACAAGAGCGACGTTGCGGCTTGACGATGCGGTCTGTTCCGGACCATAGAGAATTTAACGCTTGGAACACTGGTTTACGGCGAGCAAAGCCCGCCAGCATGTCGTGGCAAGGATTTGCAGAGAAGTTTTTACAGAGCAATGCAGTCATTTCAAACGTGAATCGCTCCGGAAGAGGCTTCCGGAACTGGGGAATCTCGGGTCTCCGACGGCGTTATCATTTGGAGAAAGAAGGAGCAGATATGGCGAAGATCCTGATCATCGGCGCGGGCGGCGTGGGCAGCGTGGTAGCCCACAAGTGCGCCCAGGCGGCCAAGGAAACTGGCGTGTTCGAGTGGATCACCCTGGCCAGCCGCACGCTGTCCCGCTGCACGGACGTGGCGCGCAGCGTCAAGGCCCGCACGGGCGTGGACATCGACACCGCCCAGGTGGACGCGGACAACGTGCCGGAACTCTGCCGGCTGATCCGGCAGGTCAAGCCGGATCTGGTCTGCAATCTCGCCCTGCCGTATCAGGATCTGCACATTATGGACGCCTGCCTGGAATGCGGCGTGCACTATCTGGATACGGCCAATTACGAGCCCCTGGACACGGCCAAGTTTGAATACAAGTGGCAGTGGGCCTATGCCGACCGCTTCCGCGAAGCCGGGCTCACGGCCCTGTTGGGTTCGGGCTTTGACCCGGGCGTGACCAATGTTTTCGCGGCCTGGGCCCTGAAGCACGAACTGGACGAAGTGCGCGTGCTGGATATTATCGACTGCAACGCCGGGGATCACGGCCAGCCCTTTGCCACCAATTTCAATCCGGAAATCAACATTCGGGAAGTCACGGCGCCGGGCCGCTACTGGGAGCGCGGCGAATGGGTGGAAACCGACCCCCTGGCCTGGTCCATGAACTACGACTTTCCGGACGGCATCGGCACAAAGAAATGTTACCTCATGTACCATGAGGAGCTGGAATCCCTGGTGCGGAACCTCAAGGGCATCCGCCGGGCACGTTTCTGGATGACCTTTTCGGACAACTATCTCAACCACCTCAAGGTGCTCGGCAATGTGGGCATGACCCGCATCGACCCGGTGCGCTTCCAGGGTCGGGAGATCGTGCCCATCCAGTTCCTTTCGGCCCTGCTGCCCGACCCGTCCTCCCTGGGCCCGCTGACCAGGGGCAAGACCTGCATCGGCGACCTCATGCGCGGCGTCAAGGACGGCAAGGAAAAGACCGTTTACGTCTACAATATCTGCGACCACGAAGCCTGCTATGCCGAGGTGGGTTCCCAGGCCATTTCCTATACCACGGGCGTGCCCGCCATGATCGGCGCCAAGATGATCGTGGAAGGCAAGTGGCGCGAGCCCGGCGTCTGGAATATGGAGCAGTTTGACCCTGATCCCTTCATGGCGGATCTGAACGTCTACGGGCTGCCGTGGCAGTGTGTGGAAATGGAGTAGAGTTGGATAAGGCCGTCAGGGCGGCGTTTATATCCAGACCTGGAAGAGCGGGGCCTGGCGGTATGGGTGCCCTTTGGGCACGGAGATTTCCCGCCCGCCGGCGTTTGAGCCGCCTACGCGGCGTGCGGCAAGGGGGCCTGTTAGGGGGCTGCGCCCCCTCCGAGGCCCCCTTTGCATTCCCCCCGGATCACCCCCCTAACAACGTAACGCGACAACGCGGCGTATAACGGGTCTTGCTCGCATGGCGAGCTGCGCCCCGGAATCGCCGCGCGTCAACTTCTGGCGAAGTGGCTCCCCGATTTATCGATGGCCGTCGGTCTGGCGTGCGGCAGGGGGCGGTCTAAGCGTCGGCGCCCGTAGGCCGCGATAGCCAGGGAGCAGGAGACAAGCCCGCGTTTCTCTTCTCTAAAAAGCCTGACTGCGGCGCGGACGCAAGGTGCCGCTGCAAAGGAACATACATGGACTGCCTGGACTTCCTTTTTTCGGACGAAACCCCTGTCCCTTCCCCCTGCTTCGTGCTGGACGAGGCGCGCCTGGCGGCCAACGCCGCCATTCTGGACGAGGTGCAGCGCCGCACCGGCGCGAAGATTCTGCTGGCCCTCAAGGGTTATGCGGCCTGGGCCACCTTTCCGCTGCTCTCGCGCACGGGAACGGGACCTCTCTGGGGCGTTTGCGCCAGCTCCGTGGACGAGGCGCGCCTGGGGCGGGAGGAGTTCGGCGGTGAAGTGCACGCTTTTGCCGCTGCCTGGACTGAGGCGGAAATCGTCGAGCTGCTGGATCTGGCGGACCATATTGTCTTCAATTCCCCGGCTCAGTGGCGGCAATTCCGGCCCGTCATCGAAGCGCGCAACCGCGCGCGCCGCGCAGAAAATCCCATAGAGTGCGGCCTGCGCCTCAACCCCGAGCATTCCGAGGGCGCTGTGCCCATCTATGATCCCTGTTCGCCGGGGTCGCGTCTAGGCATCCGCCAGCGCCATTTCGACCCCGCCGACCTGGAGGGCATTTCCGGCCTGCATTTTCATACTCTCTGCGAGCAGGGGGCCGACGCCCTGGCCCGTACCCTGGACGCCGTGGAGAAAAAATTCGGGCCGTATTTACCCGCTTGCCGCTGGATCAACATGGGCGGCGGGCATCACATTACCAAGCCGGGCTATGATCTGGACCTGCTCTGCGCCTGCCTGACGCGCTGGCGTCAACGCTATGACGCCCGGATCTATCTGGAGCCGGGCGAGGCCGTGGCCCTTAACGCCGGCTGGCTTACGGCCACGGTGCTGGATGTGGTCATGGCCGACATGCCCGTGGCCGTGCTGGACGTTTCCGCCGCCTGCCACATGCCCGATGTGCTGGAGATGCCCTACAGGCCGGAGGTCTTTTACCGCCATGAGGGCGCGACCGCGCGCGCCGGGGCCGCCGGTGAACGGGCCTGGACCTGCCGCCTGGCGGGCAAGTCCTGCCTGGCCGGAGACGTGATCGGCGAATACGGCTTTGCCGCGCCCCTGGAAGCCGGGCAGCGTCTGGTATTCGGGGACATGGCCATTTACAGCATGGTCAAGACCACGACCTTCAACGGCCTGCGCCTGCCGTCCATCGGCATCTGCAAGGCCGGGAACGCGAGTGGGGAGAACCGCTTCCGCCTGCTGCGCGAGTTCGGCTATGCGGATTTCAGAAACAGATTATCCTGAAGCGGAGAGGGGCGTTCATTCCCCGTAGCCTCCGGGTGTGGAAAAGGCCGTCCCCGAATAACAGGGACGGCCTTTTATGCGTCAGTCTCGGTCGGCTGTTACGAAAGCGGCGCCGGTGCGCCGGGGCGGGGCGAGGGACGCAAGGACAGCCCTGTGGGCAGGGTCGACTGCGGCGAGGCGCCGCCCCGTTCATGCTGGTCCAGGGCCTGCCCGCTGAAAGGCGCGGCATTGCTTTCGGGCTGCCAGGGCTTGCTGCTGCGGGCCAGAGGCAGCGGACCCGTTCCCGCCGGCCAGCCGCGGGTCGGCGGCAGTTCCGCGGATTCTTCCACGCCCTCTACAGTATGACGGGCCGCCAGAGGCATCTGGCCCGGCTCTCCGCCCACGGGCCGCCGGGTCATCAGCAGGCCGGGTTCCGGGTCCAGCACGCCTTC is a genomic window containing:
- a CDS encoding histone deacetylase, with the protein product MTEPLVAARRLGVVFFPAFDWAISATHPEREERLLYTRDQLQEEGLFDIPGITEYRPSFASHAQLARAHFCLPSVGAVSTDSHLASAGGAIAAARLVLEKKEDKAFALVRPPGHHAMRVVHGNRGFCNINNEAVMVEYIRDHYPHPDGRPLRIAIVDTDVHHGDGTQDVFWNDPHTLFISLHQDGRTLYPGTGFPQECGGPAALGRTINIPLPPETSDEGYLYAVEHAVLPILAEFKPDLVINSAGQDNHFTDPLANMRLSAQGYAALNKALNPDIAVLEGGYAIRGALPYVNMGICLALAGLSAEDIREPGWTPSSTRQRPEVGQYIAKLCDQIVELYRRPPAQPAEGREEDGWWVRSKHIFYDTDMLRESQREAWRLCADCSGLGRIETSSERVDRSLCLLIPRHACPRCRGEGAALAEQARKSGRYAHVLVLDGDKSDVAA
- a CDS encoding saccharopine dehydrogenase family protein; translation: MAKILIIGAGGVGSVVAHKCAQAAKETGVFEWITLASRTLSRCTDVARSVKARTGVDIDTAQVDADNVPELCRLIRQVKPDLVCNLALPYQDLHIMDACLECGVHYLDTANYEPLDTAKFEYKWQWAYADRFREAGLTALLGSGFDPGVTNVFAAWALKHELDEVRVLDIIDCNAGDHGQPFATNFNPEINIREVTAPGRYWERGEWVETDPLAWSMNYDFPDGIGTKKCYLMYHEELESLVRNLKGIRRARFWMTFSDNYLNHLKVLGNVGMTRIDPVRFQGREIVPIQFLSALLPDPSSLGPLTRGKTCIGDLMRGVKDGKEKTVYVYNICDHEACYAEVGSQAISYTTGVPAMIGAKMIVEGKWREPGVWNMEQFDPDPFMADLNVYGLPWQCVEME
- the nspC gene encoding carboxynorspermidine decarboxylase, whose amino-acid sequence is MDCLDFLFSDETPVPSPCFVLDEARLAANAAILDEVQRRTGAKILLALKGYAAWATFPLLSRTGTGPLWGVCASSVDEARLGREEFGGEVHAFAAAWTEAEIVELLDLADHIVFNSPAQWRQFRPVIEARNRARRAENPIECGLRLNPEHSEGAVPIYDPCSPGSRLGIRQRHFDPADLEGISGLHFHTLCEQGADALARTLDAVEKKFGPYLPACRWINMGGGHHITKPGYDLDLLCACLTRWRQRYDARIYLEPGEAVALNAGWLTATVLDVVMADMPVAVLDVSAACHMPDVLEMPYRPEVFYRHEGATARAGAAGERAWTCRLAGKSCLAGDVIGEYGFAAPLEAGQRLVFGDMAIYSMVKTTTFNGLRLPSIGICKAGNASGENRFRLLREFGYADFRNRLS